One window from the genome of Phoenix dactylifera cultivar Barhee BC4 unplaced genomic scaffold, palm_55x_up_171113_PBpolish2nd_filt_p 000474F, whole genome shotgun sequence encodes:
- the LOC103695544 gene encoding calcium-dependent protein kinase 17-like produces MGNTCVGPSSAGRHGFFQSVSAALWRARPPEGPEALPAPASDGTATAAADPAPDKPPEPVKIPDEDLKKPPPPAPAPSRTSEELPPQSSPPKKPTHIRQVSSVGLQIDSVLQRRTEKLKDLYSLGRKLGQGQFGTTYLCVEKATGKEYACKSIAKRKLVTEEDVDDVRREIQIMHHLTGHPNVISIVGAYEDAVAVHLVMELCAGGELFDRIIQRGHYSEKAAAELARVIVGVVEACHSLGVMHRDLKPENFLFANQKEESPLKTIDFGLSIFFKPGDTFTDVVGSPYYVAPEVLLKHYGPEADVWSAGVIIYILLSGVPPFWDESEQGIFEQVLKGDLDFSSDPWPSISESAKDLVRRMLVRDPKKRLTAHEVLCHPWVQVDGVAPDRPLDSAVLTRLKQFSAMNKLKKMALRVIAESMSEDEIAGLKEMFKMIDTDNSGQITYEELKAGLQRVGANLKESEILALMEAADIDNSGTIDYGEFIAATLHLNKIEREDKLFAAFSYFDKDGSGYITQDELQKACEEFGIGDVRLEDVIREIDQDNDGRIDYNEFVEMMHKGNAGFGKKGVQNNLSFGLREALKLG; encoded by the exons ATGGGGAACACCTGCGTCGGCCCGAGCAGTGCCGGGCGGCACGGATTCTTCCAATCCGTCTCCGCCGCTCTCTGGCGCGCCCGCCCGCCGGAGGGCCCCGAGGCCCTCCCAGCTCCCGCCTCCGACGGCACCGCCACCGCGGCCGCCGATCCGGCCCCGGACAAGCCGCCGGAGCCCGTCAAGATCCCCGACGAGGACCTTAagaagccgccgccgccggctccAGCGCCGTCCCGCACCTCGGAAGAGCTTCCTCCCCAATCCTCGCCCCCCAAGAAGCCCACCCACATCAGGCAGGTCTCCAGCGTCGGCCTCCAGATCGACTCCGTCCTCCAGCGCCGGACCGAGAAGCTCAAGGACCTCTACAGCCTCGGTCGGAAGCTTGGCCAGGGGCAGTTCGGCACCACCTACCTCTGCGTTGAGAAGGCCACCGGAAAGGAGTACGCTTGCAAGTCCATCGCCAAGAGGAAGCTCGTGACCGAGGAGGATGTCGACGACGTGAGGAGGGAGATTCAGATCATGCACCACCTCACCGGCCACCCCAATGTGATCTCGATTGTGGGGGCCTATGAGGACGCTGTGGCCGTGCACCTCGTGATGGAGCTTTGTGCTGGAGGAGAGCTCTTTGATCGGATCATTCAGAGGGGGCACTATTCGGAGAAGGCGGCTGCTGAACTCGCGAGGGTGATCGTTGGTGTCGTGGAGGCATGCCATTCATTAGGGGTCATGCACCGGGATCTCAAGCCCGAGAACTTTCTTTTCGCCAATCAGAAAGAGGAGTCTCCACTTAAGACGATCGACTTTGGGCTGTCCATTTTCTTTAAGCCAG GGGATACATTTACAGATGTTGTTGGAAGTCCATACTATGTTGCTCCAGAAGTTCTGCTGAAACATTATGGTCCTGAGGCAGATGTTTGGAGTGCAGGAGTAATTATATATATCTTATTGAGTGGGGTTCCTCCATTTTGGGATG AATCAGAGCAAGGGATATTTGAACAAGTTTTAAAAGGTGATCTTGACTTTTCCTCAGACCCTTGGCCCAGCATCTCAGAGAGTGCAAAAGATTTGGTTAGGAGAATGCTTGTGAGAGATCCCAAAAAGCGATTGACTGCTCATGAAGTTTTAT GCCACCCTTGGGTCCAGGTTGATGGTGTAGCTCCTGATAGGCCTCTTGATTCTGCGGTCCTAACTCGATTGAAGCAATTTTCTGCAATGAACAAGCTAAAGAAAATGGCCCTTAGG GTCATTGCTGAGAGCATGTCTGAAGACGAAATTGCAGGCCTCAAAGAAATGTTCAAGATGATAGACACAGATAATAGTGGTCAAATCACATATGAGGAACTCAAGGCTGGTTTGCAAAGAGTTGGTGCGAATCTCAAGGAGTCTGAAATTTTAGCTCTGATGGAAGCG GCAGATATTGACAACAGTGGAACTATTGATTATGGGGAATTTATAGCTGCAACCCTGCATCTAAACAAGATCGAGAGAGAGGATAAACTTTTTGCAGCTTTCTCATATTTTGACAAAGATGGGAGTGGTTACATTACTCAAGATGAACTCCAAAAAGCCTGCGAGGAGTTCGGCATAGGAGATGTCCGTCTTGAAGATGTTATTCGAGAAATAGATCAGGATAAT GATGGACGGATTGACTATAATGAGTTTGTGGAAATGATGCACAAAGGAAATGCTGGTTTTGGAAAGAAGGGTGTGCAAAATAATTTAAGCTTTGGTCTTAGGGAGGCACTGAAGCTTGGCTAA